From the Candidatus Nanopelagicales bacterium genome, the window GTGGCCGACGATCTCCCGCGGCAGAGGGAAGACTGCCTCCACGCTCTGTTCGGCCAGGATCGGACCTCCAGCGGAGATTCTGCCGACGAGTGGAACGTAGACAGCGCCGGACGTGCCCCCGGCGCCGTCGGTGTCATCAGGAGATGCCGAGGTGAGGTCGATGATCTTCGCGTGGGCCGGGTCGCGATCGCGACGACGTCCTGCACTGACCTCAGTGACTGACTCCGCTTTCTCGGTCAGAACCAGGGCCCGCGGGCGGCGGGGATCACGACGCAGGAACCCCTTCCGCTCCAAGGTGTGCAGATGATGCGCCACCGTCGACGGGCTTGTCAGACCGGTGGCCTGGCCCACTTCGCGGATGCTGGGTGGGTATCCCCGCTCGGTCACCGAGGCGTGAATCGCTTCCAGGATCGCCCTCTGCCGCTCGGTCAGGCCATGACCCGCCCCGCGGCTCGCGGCTGATCCTGGGTTGGTCCGTTCTTCGCTGTCTCGGTCTGACATGACGTACTCCCGTCGCTTGCGGTGTCGCCGATTCCCTTACGGCATGAGAGTAGCGTGCCTTGGCGGCTCAGCCAAACAAATGTTCGAATAGATCTGGATCGTGTCGGACCTTCCTGATACAACTATCGCAGAGCATCGAACGGGTGTTCGACCGTTGTCGACCAGAGCGGGTGGGCAGGAGTTGAAGGAGAGGTGTCATGGCGAGCCTTGCTATTGAACTGAGTGGAATGACCGCACGACCGAGCTGGATCGCGGAGCCATTGCGCATGCGAGCCCGGTCGCAGGCGGCGGATGGGGTCTGGCCCGGCGCCAGCGGGGAGCTGCGGTGGAGAGCTAGGGCTCGCTGGCTCGCTGGGCTACTGCTCGCCGTGGGCGTGGTCCTGTGGTGGCCTCCCGCGACCAGCGCTGACGGGAGTGCGTCGTTGGAGATCGGAACTTCGCTGAGGACATCTGGAGGGGATGGCGCGATTGTTGAATCCGTGCCCGCCCTTCGAGAGCACGTGGTTGGACCAGGTGACACGGTCTGGGATCTGGCTAGTTCGATGACCGGAGGCGGAGATCCACGCGAGATGGTCGATCGGATCCTTACCCTGAATGGTCGTAGCGCGGCGGCGCTTCGTACGGGGTCTGTCCTATTGTTGCCGACACAGGGTGAGTGAGGGCGACACGCCGAGAGTCGCAGGGACCTTGCGCAGCGCTTGTGAAGCTTCTAGTGTCACTACATCTAGTAGTGAAGAGCATGTGATTCGTCTACAGGTTGTGGTTGTGT encodes:
- a CDS encoding LysM peptidoglycan-binding domain-containing protein; this encodes MASLAIELSGMTARPSWIAEPLRMRARSQAADGVWPGASGELRWRARARWLAGLLLAVGVVLWWPPATSADGSASLEIGTSLRTSGGDGAIVESVPALREHVVGPGDTVWDLASSMTGGGDPREMVDRILTLNGRSAAALRTGSVLLLPTQGE
- the lexA gene encoding transcriptional repressor LexA, which produces MSDRDSEERTNPGSAASRGAGHGLTERQRAILEAIHASVTERGYPPSIREVGQATGLTSPSTVAHHLHTLERKGFLRRDPRRPRALVLTEKAESVTEVSAGRRRDRDPAHAKIIDLTSASPDDTDGAGGTSGAVYVPLVGRISAGGPILAEQSVEAVFPLPREIVGHGTLFLLRVVGDSMVQASICDGDYVVVRGQPEAENGEIVAAILDDEATVKTLRKRDDHVWLLPQNPAYEPILGDDARILGKVVSVLRRI